In one Sphingobacterium daejeonense genomic region, the following are encoded:
- a CDS encoding FUSC family membrane protein codes for MKKTRELSNFFYSQYFADGLRITIGCIVPILICATLGKFLLGTYISLGALLVGLSDTPGAPSHRRTGMIACLIVCILTQFITFLANGNIWIMSLVIGSLCFIYSMFAVFNARAATVGSMGILIMLIYVDDINSFQEEVMLLLYFTIGAVWYMLISFSLTQARPYRLAQQELSETVRHVGDFIRLRANFYDPKINIDDNYSKLIDKQIEVHEHQENVRDLLFQSKRSIKDTTKVGRYLTLTFNDIVDLFEQAMTTHYDYELIRKNMETLGF; via the coding sequence ATGAAAAAAACCAGAGAATTAAGCAATTTCTTTTATAGTCAATATTTTGCTGATGGATTACGCATCACTATTGGGTGTATAGTGCCAATCCTAATTTGTGCAACCCTAGGGAAATTTTTGTTAGGTACCTACATTTCCTTGGGCGCTCTACTTGTGGGTCTTTCAGATACTCCTGGCGCACCATCACATCGGAGGACAGGAATGATTGCATGTTTGATTGTGTGTATTTTAACTCAATTTATCACATTCCTGGCAAATGGAAATATTTGGATCATGTCCTTGGTCATCGGTTCCCTTTGTTTCATCTATTCCATGTTTGCCGTATTCAATGCACGTGCTGCAACTGTAGGATCAATGGGAATACTGATTATGTTGATCTATGTAGATGACATCAATTCTTTTCAAGAAGAAGTTATGCTCCTGCTCTACTTTACTATTGGAGCGGTTTGGTACATGTTGATCAGCTTTTCTTTAACCCAGGCGAGACCATACCGTCTGGCTCAACAGGAATTGTCTGAAACAGTCAGGCATGTAGGAGATTTTATAAGATTGAGAGCCAATTTTTATGACCCAAAAATCAATATAGACGATAATTACTCAAAATTAATCGATAAACAGATTGAGGTTCATGAACATCAAGAAAATGTCAGGGATTTACTCTTTCAGTCTAAAAGATCCATTAAGGATACTACAAAAGTTGGTCGTTATCTCACATTAACATTCAATGATATTGTTGATCTTTTTGAGCAGGCAATGACTACTCATTATGATTACGAGTTGATCAGAAAGAATATGGAGACACTGGGATTCTGA
- a CDS encoding FUSC family protein, producing MKIANELDHLAYQLNANRAPKPLYNFKDDIEAILRAIEARERTENINGIPLKKILISIRNITIFIHNIYNYGVIRPNNIKKQEIEEASKFIQTEHIDLRKLKDNLSFNSSIFRHALRMAIVMAATYLILNIQSLNIGTMGSYWVLLTIMVILKPGFGLTKERNFQRLLGTIIGGVIGAIILMTVHSRGSTLYHSYFLLPNCL from the coding sequence TTGAAGATTGCAAATGAGCTAGACCATCTTGCTTACCAATTGAATGCTAATAGGGCACCAAAACCTCTTTATAATTTTAAAGACGATATCGAAGCAATCCTAAGGGCGATTGAAGCTAGAGAAAGGACTGAAAACATTAATGGAATCCCACTCAAGAAAATCCTGATCAGTATCAGAAACATTACCATATTCATTCACAACATCTATAATTATGGGGTCATCCGACCTAATAATATTAAGAAGCAGGAAATTGAGGAGGCCAGTAAGTTTATTCAAACCGAGCATATTGATTTAAGAAAACTAAAGGACAACCTTTCATTCAATTCGAGTATTTTCAGGCACGCATTGCGAATGGCAATTGTGATGGCAGCAACGTATCTTATTCTGAATATCCAATCTCTTAATATTGGTACGATGGGTAGTTATTGGGTTCTCTTGACCATCATGGTTATCCTAAAGCCAGGGTTTGGGCTAACAAAAGAACGTAACTTCCAACGGCTTTTGGGAACTATTATCGGTGGTGTAATTGGAGCAATCATCCTGATGACCGTACATTCCAGAGGTAGCACGCTTTATCATTCTTATTTTCTTCTTCCTAATTGCCTATAG
- a CDS encoding TetR/AcrR family transcriptional regulator: protein MAKNADAKRMKILEAAKRRFAHYGLAKTTMAEIAQDLSFSKALLYYYFPDKNRLYAAVFEMAVDEIITETTEKINKAKDVNEAMEAFLATRLTVIKDNFNIFEFTYTLRNEMPSDIESVLPSLF from the coding sequence ATGGCAAAAAATGCGGATGCAAAAAGGATGAAGATATTGGAAGCTGCCAAGCGAAGGTTTGCTCATTATGGGCTTGCTAAAACTACGATGGCAGAGATTGCTCAAGATCTTTCTTTTTCAAAGGCTTTGCTCTATTATTATTTTCCTGATAAAAACAGACTTTATGCTGCGGTATTTGAAATGGCAGTTGATGAAATTATCACAGAAACGACCGAGAAAATCAATAAAGCAAAAGACGTTAACGAAGCCATGGAAGCATTTTTGGCAACTCGCTTGACAGTGATCAAAGACAACTTCAATATTTTTGAATTCACGTATACCTTAAGAAACGAGATGCCTTCTGATATTGAGTCTGTTCTACCATCTTTATTTTGA
- a CDS encoding PfkB family carbohydrate kinase, which translates to MSLVIVGTVAFDAIETPFGKTDKIVGGAATFAGLAASYLFPDVKLISVIGEDFGDDNLDIMKSKGINVEGVEIIPGGKSFFWSGKYHNDMNSRDTLITELNVLADFDPKIPTSYQDCEYLLLGNLTPAVQMATLNRLENKPKLVVLDTMNFWMDVAMDELREVLKKVDVLTINDAEARQLSGEYSLVKAAEKILQMGPQYLIIKKGEHGALLFGEGQVFSAPALPLADVFDPTGAGDSFAGGFIGYLAKLQSINFTNMKNAIIFGSALASFCVEKFGTERLQNLTKEEISNRIQQFVSLSKFEISE; encoded by the coding sequence ATGAGCTTAGTAATCGTTGGAACAGTTGCATTCGATGCCATTGAAACTCCATTTGGCAAAACCGACAAAATCGTTGGTGGAGCAGCAACATTTGCTGGATTAGCAGCGTCCTATTTATTTCCTGATGTTAAATTAATCTCTGTAATAGGAGAAGACTTCGGCGATGACAATCTAGACATTATGAAGTCAAAAGGGATAAATGTGGAAGGTGTGGAGATTATCCCTGGAGGAAAATCATTCTTTTGGTCTGGAAAATATCACAATGATATGAATAGCCGCGATACTTTGATTACAGAATTAAATGTATTGGCTGATTTTGATCCTAAAATCCCTACTTCTTACCAAGATTGCGAATATCTATTGTTAGGCAACCTTACTCCAGCAGTTCAAATGGCGACATTGAACAGATTGGAAAACAAACCAAAATTAGTTGTATTGGATACCATGAACTTTTGGATGGATGTTGCGATGGATGAATTGCGTGAGGTATTGAAAAAAGTGGATGTATTGACGATTAATGATGCTGAGGCAAGACAATTGTCAGGAGAATATTCTTTGGTGAAAGCTGCAGAAAAAATCCTTCAGATGGGTCCACAATATTTGATCATCAAAAAAGGAGAGCATGGAGCATTATTGTTTGGTGAAGGGCAAGTTTTCTCAGCACCGGCATTGCCATTGGCTGATGTATTTGACCCAACAGGGGCTGGCGACTCATTTGCAGGTGGATTTATCGGTTATCTAGCGAAACTACAATCCATCAACTTCACGAATATGAAGAATGCGATCATTTTTGGTTCTGCATTAGCTTCATTTTGTGTAGAGAAATTCGGAACTGAAAGGTTGCAAAACCTTACAAAGGAAGAGATTTCAAACCGTATTCAACAGTTTGTAAGTCTATCAAAATTTGAGATTAGCGAATAA
- a CDS encoding YpdA family putative bacillithiol disulfide reductase encodes MTNSLYNYPINMTFFSTSERLEIGDIPFVTTNPKPRRAEALEYYRRVEKKFDLKTHLFEEVLSIHKIEDTFQVTSTKSIYRAKNVIIATGFYDIPMYLVVPGEELPKVRHYYDDPHYYANQKVIVVGASNSSIDAALETYRKGADVTLIIRGKEVSPRVKYWVRPDIENRIANAEVKVHYRSDIISISEREVVVQTPKGIINIENDFVLALTGYRPNFEFLEKVGINIPLKAPCIPDHNPETMETNVQNLYLAGVVCGGLNTHLWFIENSRIHAHLIVKNILKKRSDS; translated from the coding sequence TTGACAAATTCCTTGTACAACTACCCTATCAACATGACTTTTTTCTCGACTTCGGAACGACTGGAGATCGGAGACATCCCATTTGTTACCACAAATCCAAAACCAAGAAGAGCAGAAGCTTTAGAATACTATCGCAGGGTTGAAAAGAAATTTGATCTTAAAACGCATTTGTTCGAAGAAGTTCTGAGCATTCATAAAATCGAAGATACCTTCCAAGTTACTTCCACAAAATCCATTTATAGGGCAAAAAATGTAATTATTGCCACTGGATTCTATGATATACCCATGTATTTAGTTGTACCTGGTGAAGAATTGCCTAAAGTTCGTCATTATTATGATGACCCACATTATTATGCAAATCAAAAAGTTATTGTCGTCGGAGCCAGTAATTCATCTATTGATGCCGCATTAGAAACTTATAGAAAAGGCGCAGATGTTACTTTGATCATTCGTGGCAAAGAAGTTAGTCCTCGAGTAAAGTATTGGGTAAGGCCAGATATCGAAAACAGAATAGCAAATGCTGAAGTAAAAGTTCATTACCGATCAGATATAATCAGTATTTCCGAAAGGGAAGTTGTTGTACAAACTCCAAAAGGTATAATAAATATTGAAAACGATTTTGTGTTGGCTCTGACGGGATATCGACCAAATTTTGAATTTCTCGAAAAAGTCGGAATAAATATTCCTTTAAAAGCTCCTTGCATCCCTGATCACAATCCAGAAACCATGGAGACGAATGTCCAAAACTTATACCTGGCGGGTGTTGTATGTGGCGGACTGAATACCCATTTGTGGTTCATTGAAAACTCAAGAATCCATGCACACCTAATCGTCAAGAATATCTTGAAAAAAAGATCAGACTCTTAG
- a CDS encoding FUSC family protein, which yields MAVMFMTPYVLIMLSFSGLNTFEVAKERIFDTFLGGMIAFLSSYIIFPNWESFQIKKKCTGIAHCKLQISFSGSSDSIGRRNYGNEL from the coding sequence ATGGCTGTCATGTTTATGACACCCTATGTTTTAATCATGCTGAGTTTTTCGGGATTAAACACTTTTGAGGTTGCTAAAGAAAGGATATTTGACACATTCCTTGGCGGTATGATAGCCTTTTTGTCAAGCTATATCATTTTCCCAAATTGGGAAAGCTTTCAAATCAAAAAAAAGTGTACGGGAATTGCTCATTGCAAATTACAGATATCTTTCTCAGGCAGTTCGGATTCTATCGGGCGAAGAAATTACGGTAACGAGCTATAA
- a CDS encoding phosphoenolpyruvate carboxylase, with the protein MRLSQKTLAFQNEVLTRFDLYKSLFLTLPFQRVKHTGTILPFFTTHCEKGVEEHLSPEDIIDSFFGQYEQYVQEEDRLDLLFRIVQYIERQVVLFDAVEDSAFKAVGKSDETGGLDSIFNLAQTNPQLKKQVVARLKDMSVRLVLTAHPTQFYPGPVLSIINDLIDELKNNDIPTIHLLLQQLGKTPFINKQSPTPVDEAISLAWFLENVFYSVASGIEAKIEDELEINPKDVNHLIELGFWPGGDRDGNPNVTWESTKKVATLLRTILFRCYYRDFRIVKRRITFRGVEKYMEELQELFYENSFNPVEKPVDLTDRILKNLTEVIKVLKENHDGLFVEIVEDLRRKVQTFGCYFTTLDIRQDSSALRDTFDWLVKTYPKETKIDLKEIEGSEEEKEKHIQFTEATLDLKKDAAPLVEDTIKVIRLIKEIQESGSERAVQRFIISNCQQASDILGLMQLFLWEGWTKKDLTMDFVPLFETVDDLKHAADVMRSLYSNPTYSAHLKKRGNKQTIMLGFSDSTKDGGYLMANWSIYKAKIELTAISREFDVDLVFFDGRGGPPARGGGKTQRFYASMGKEIENNHIQLTIQGQTISSQYGSLDSARYNIEQLLHAGLISDLQQRVGDTLTAKQKDVIDRMAAESHEKFLELRHHPLFLKYLETLSPLKSLSNMNISSRPVKRNSDRELRLEDLRAISFVTSWSQLKQNIPGFFGVGTALQWAEDNNLWSYVKNLYETSGMFNTVIDNCMMSMTKSNFELTSYMKDDKRFGEFWTMLKEEYDRTKKYLLKLTGMKELMENYPVERASILEREKIILPLLIIQHYAIRLLEKQKMEDSKAETYRKLIGRTIYGVVNAGRNLA; encoded by the coding sequence ATGAGATTAAGCCAAAAGACATTAGCTTTTCAAAACGAAGTTCTCACGAGGTTCGATTTATATAAAAGTTTGTTTTTAACATTGCCATTCCAGCGGGTTAAACATACGGGTACTATACTTCCGTTTTTCACAACACATTGCGAAAAAGGAGTGGAGGAACATTTGTCGCCCGAAGATATTATTGATAGTTTTTTTGGTCAATATGAACAATATGTTCAAGAGGAAGACCGATTAGATTTACTGTTCAGGATAGTTCAATATATTGAGCGTCAAGTAGTATTGTTTGATGCGGTTGAAGATTCTGCTTTCAAAGCTGTTGGTAAAAGCGATGAAACTGGAGGTTTGGATTCTATTTTTAATTTAGCACAAACTAATCCGCAATTAAAGAAACAAGTAGTCGCTAGATTGAAGGATATGTCTGTCCGTTTGGTTTTGACAGCACACCCAACTCAATTTTATCCAGGACCTGTTCTCTCTATCATAAATGATTTAATTGATGAATTAAAGAATAATGATATCCCTACAATCCATCTATTGCTGCAACAGTTGGGTAAAACCCCATTTATCAACAAACAAAGTCCTACACCTGTTGATGAAGCCATTAGCTTAGCTTGGTTTTTGGAAAATGTTTTTTACAGTGTTGCTTCCGGCATTGAAGCCAAGATAGAAGATGAATTGGAAATCAATCCAAAAGATGTAAATCATCTTATTGAATTAGGCTTTTGGCCAGGAGGTGACCGCGACGGAAATCCGAATGTTACTTGGGAAAGTACTAAAAAAGTAGCTACGCTATTGAGAACTATACTCTTCAGATGTTATTACAGGGACTTCCGAATCGTGAAACGAAGGATTACCTTCAGAGGTGTTGAGAAATACATGGAAGAATTGCAGGAGCTATTCTATGAAAACAGTTTTAATCCTGTTGAAAAACCTGTAGATCTTACGGACAGAATTTTGAAAAATCTCACTGAAGTGATCAAAGTTCTAAAAGAGAATCATGATGGTCTGTTTGTGGAAATTGTTGAAGATTTAAGGAGAAAGGTTCAGACATTTGGATGTTACTTCACTACATTGGACATTCGCCAAGATAGCAGTGCCCTACGTGATACTTTTGATTGGTTGGTAAAGACATATCCAAAAGAAACCAAAATTGATCTTAAGGAAATTGAGGGTTCTGAAGAAGAAAAAGAAAAACATATCCAATTTACAGAAGCGACATTAGATTTAAAGAAGGATGCTGCTCCATTGGTTGAAGATACGATTAAAGTGATTCGACTAATAAAAGAAATCCAAGAATCTGGTAGTGAAAGAGCGGTTCAAAGGTTTATTATTTCTAATTGCCAACAAGCTTCGGATATTTTAGGTTTGATGCAACTGTTTCTATGGGAGGGTTGGACCAAAAAAGATCTAACGATGGACTTTGTGCCATTGTTTGAGACAGTGGATGATCTAAAACATGCTGCGGATGTAATGCGTAGCTTATATTCAAATCCTACCTATTCAGCACATTTAAAGAAAAGAGGGAATAAGCAAACTATTATGCTTGGGTTCTCTGACAGTACAAAGGATGGTGGGTATCTAATGGCCAATTGGTCTATCTATAAAGCGAAAATCGAACTAACTGCGATATCTAGGGAATTTGATGTTGATCTGGTTTTCTTTGATGGACGTGGAGGCCCTCCAGCTCGTGGTGGAGGTAAAACTCAAAGGTTTTATGCTTCAATGGGTAAAGAAATCGAAAACAATCATATCCAACTTACTATACAAGGTCAAACCATCAGTAGCCAATATGGCTCTTTGGATTCTGCGAGATATAACATCGAACAACTCTTGCATGCAGGTTTGATCTCTGATCTTCAACAAAGAGTAGGAGATACATTGACCGCTAAACAAAAGGATGTTATCGATAGAATGGCTGCCGAAAGTCATGAAAAGTTCTTAGAACTCAGACATCACCCATTGTTCTTGAAATATCTGGAAACCTTGAGTCCACTGAAATCTTTGTCCAATATGAATATTTCAAGTAGACCGGTAAAAAGAAATTCAGATCGGGAGTTGAGGTTGGAAGATTTAAGAGCCATCAGTTTTGTAACATCTTGGAGCCAATTGAAACAGAATATTCCGGGATTTTTCGGAGTGGGTACCGCGTTACAATGGGCTGAAGATAATAATCTGTGGTCTTATGTGAAAAACCTTTATGAAACATCCGGAATGTTCAACACTGTAATTGACAATTGCATGATGTCGATGACAAAATCGAATTTTGAATTGACGTCTTACATGAAGGATGATAAAAGGTTCGGTGAATTTTGGACCATGTTGAAGGAAGAGTATGACAGGACTAAAAAATACCTGCTTAAATTAACTGGTATGAAAGAATTGATGGAAAATTATCCTGTTGAGCGAGCTTCAATCCTAGAGCGTGAAAAAATTATTTTGCCTCTATTGATTATCCAACATTATGCGATTCGTTT
- a CDS encoding FGGY-family carbohydrate kinase, whose protein sequence is MDSRIAEELGLSENAIVSYKAGDQPNNALSLGVLEAGEVAATAGTSGVIYAVSDQLTYDKDSRVNSFVHVNHNEMQNNVGVLLCINGTGIQNSWIKKMTAKSLSYNEVSDKAAEVAIGSEGIVVLPFGNGAERMLNNKTVQGHIENLDFVRHNEVHLWRAVQEGIAHSFRYGLDIIRENNIHPNIIKAGYANMFLSPIFQESFAGVTQVPVELYENDGSVGAALGAGIGAKVYNDKKEAFSGLTKIKTIEPKNTEIYDDLYIKWKNSLLQKL, encoded by the coding sequence GTGGATTCTCGTATTGCTGAAGAATTAGGTCTTTCTGAAAATGCTATAGTAAGTTATAAGGCTGGTGACCAGCCCAATAATGCTTTGTCATTAGGGGTTTTGGAAGCAGGAGAGGTTGCTGCTACGGCGGGGACATCTGGTGTTATCTATGCTGTTAGTGATCAATTGACCTATGATAAAGATTCTAGAGTAAACAGTTTTGTTCATGTTAATCATAATGAAATGCAAAATAATGTCGGTGTATTGCTTTGCATTAATGGAACAGGCATTCAAAACAGTTGGATCAAAAAAATGACTGCTAAAAGTCTCAGCTATAATGAGGTAAGCGATAAAGCTGCAGAGGTTGCTATTGGTTCTGAAGGGATTGTTGTATTGCCGTTCGGAAATGGAGCTGAGCGTATGCTAAACAATAAAACTGTGCAGGGACATATTGAAAACCTTGATTTTGTGCGGCACAACGAAGTTCATTTATGGCGGGCGGTGCAAGAAGGTATTGCACATTCATTCAGATATGGTTTGGATATTATCCGTGAGAATAATATACATCCAAATATTATTAAAGCTGGATATGCTAATATGTTCTTAAGTCCGATATTTCAGGAATCTTTTGCTGGAGTGACACAGGTTCCGGTGGAATTATATGAGAACGATGGAAGTGTAGGCGCCGCTTTGGGGGCTGGTATTGGGGCAAAGGTGTATAACGATAAGAAAGAGGCATTCTCAGGATTGACCAAGATCAAAACAATTGAACCTAAAAACACAGAGATCTACGATGATCTTTATATAAAATGGAAAAATAGCTTATTGCAAAAATTATAA
- a CDS encoding RNA polymerase sigma factor codes for MNKIEFNSLVVKHSESLRSYARNFTRDHEDANDLVQDTLLKAVTYFKNFRDGTNLKGWLYTIMKNTFINNYRRVVKTNSFITKEEEISQTNLVVSATRNNGENKFIMEDINYALSKLSDEYYVPFTMYFEGYKYHEISEHLQIPIGTVKTRIHVARKSMKKTLTSYKIKEN; via the coding sequence ATGAACAAGATCGAATTTAACTCATTGGTTGTTAAGCATTCGGAATCACTAAGAAGTTATGCCAGAAACTTCACACGTGACCATGAAGATGCAAACGACCTAGTACAAGACACTTTACTAAAAGCTGTCACGTACTTCAAAAACTTTAGAGACGGTACCAATTTGAAAGGTTGGCTTTACACAATTATGAAAAATACTTTCATAAACAATTACCGCCGCGTAGTGAAAACCAATTCCTTCATAACGAAAGAGGAAGAAATCTCTCAAACAAACCTTGTAGTTTCTGCAACTAGAAACAATGGAGAAAACAAATTCATCATGGAAGACATCAATTATGCCCTTTCTAAATTATCTGATGAATATTATGTTCCATTCACCATGTATTTCGAAGGGTATAAATACCACGAAATATCCGAACACTTGCAGATTCCTATCGGAACCGTTAAAACAAGAATTCACGTAGCAAGGAAGTCAATGAAAAAGACCCTTACTTCGTACAAAATCAAAGAGAATTAA